TTGTTTCTGTCACAGTGAACAAAGAAAAGCTTTAAAGGAACAACATGTAACtcctctgacacctagtgtttaaaacaggtactgcagtccaaaagtctaaacattgaagagagccGTCTTACCCATGACGGTGAGGGCCATCGTTGTTCTGTACAGCAGGCCGTCGAAGGTTCCTCCTTTTAAGTGGACGGGCATCCCGTTGTTctcctgcaggagagaaacacGGTGTGAAAAACTTACAACTACAACACATGACTTTAaatcacaaatacattttactttaatgttacttcagcatcttttgcactattcaccactgcactgtttcatatttagtcatgtaaatattagtcttttcttattatgtttattgttgatatttaatgctGTACCTGTAcccaagttaaattccttgATTCTGAtaggatgaatgaatgaagaaaacatCCATCGAGAACTTCAGTTGGGGTTGATGTCCGCTGGTGTTtttagcattgatagaaagacaaatattctcatcatagAGTCCTATGGAGgaccccccctcctgtctgacaggtaTAGTCTCCTGTCTCccggtcaggagaatctccggagaagtcctcctgaaatgatctaaatattttcaggagtgtagatgtgaaaacggcCTCAGTGTCCACAGGTGATCGTGCAGGCTGAATTTAATCCTCATAGgttatacttttaaaaagaagcaagAACCAGCAGTCCCAGCAGAGTTAGGAAAACAAACTGGTCATCTTAAACTACTTCATTTAAACAACGGCCATGAAAGCGTTGAACTGCTTCAGAAGTAAAAGCTGCTGATAGTCTACTTCAAAGCCGTTCTCAGCGTTCATTAAAAAGCACCTAATGGGGAAAGTTCTAcagaagaagcttttttttaggTGTTAAGTTCAGAgcaggacagacacacacacacacacacacagagagtacgACATGCATCATCCATCACTCCTCCACTCTCACATACTTGATATAATGAATGATTGATGGTTTCAGGGCTTCATGAGAAGAACCACCACTaggggaaataaaaacaggaaccaTTCAGAACGTGTGATAAACAAATCCTGTAAAGTCCTCTCTGCTACGGCTTCTGGAGTTTAAACATGAGACAGCCcgtccacaacaacaacactgtaagAATCAGTTTCGGTATGTGGGAATCGGGATCAGACGTCTCTGAGCTCAGATCTATTTAGACGAGAAGGTGgcaaaatcatttaaatgagtGTTAGGAGTCCGGGAGGCCTCCAACCTCCAGCGAGGTGATCAGGCTCTAATACCACCCGacacccagcctccaccatcagactgtgtcgccCCCACGACCACCTCCGTCCTCCTCCAttcacggcctgctccgacctccacctcagcagcgaGGAAGTgaggacaacaggaacacaaaggagaaatccttccttcaTCTTCTCCCATATCtcatttttcttaacaatgagtaagaTCTTTAACCGGCTCTTTTGTAAAgaatctcgagataacattttgttacacacagagcaggagagATCATCGGCGTCTCTCTTCACTCCCTCCTGGAGATCTACAACATCCGCCTCACCCGAAAAGCAtccagctttgtgtgtgtgaccccATCACACAgactcttcagcctcctgccatctGGGAGACGATACCGAGCCAGCTCCACCAGAATAATGAACAGCTTCATCCACCACGCTGTCAGGAAGCTGAACTCTCTCCCCCCTCGGCTCTGAACATTGAACCTCCACCAGCCATCCTGGAGCGGTCCtccctcgtcctctctctctctctaaaaattgacctttgactttgacttgtgAATTGGCAGCGCtacacaaataatgattgattgatgaataaataagaaaagatcTTTAAGCTGAGTTTAAGGTTTTGTGTAACTCAGCAGCTGTGAATTATTCGTACTATttaaaaggtcccatattctgctttttctggttttatattctctttagtgtgttttccaagtgtcctgtgcatgtttaggcacatctatgtgcaaaaattcaaaatacgtggaaacgcggcttctcctacgtcctcctgttagctgtagcattagctgcatgtaacgctcggttctagcccccctcgataaaaatgtgtcagtgcgacgtcattgtcagtgtgatatcactgatctaagcccattggctcgttgtggcaagcccagcagctcatgttgcaatttccaagaagcgtgctgagcaactgaccaataacgacagagcggatcagcagaccaatcagagcagacttggcccacgtggggtctaacagtgtgggctcagcagagtgtagctgacggactcagagtgtagagggagcaaggaggagcagtacatgaaaacagactttattcagacttcatctattgtgaacgtacaaaagtaggaacatagattaaatataggaaccccaaaaagggcagaatatgacctctttaaaaacaaaagaggtaAACGTGTGTAAGCTCTGTAAACCAGTGAAATCGTTGTGTGACTTTTCCCACGTCTGCGTCCCACCAGCCTTCAGATGTCAGGAGCCTTTAAGTCCCATGAAGAGAAGAACTTTGGACATTAATCCTGGTTAAGTTTGAGGGTGTCATAATGAAGCTGTGAAGAAAGGTGAAGGTGTCTCTTTGTTACCTGGAACAGCTTCTGATTCTGCGGGACTTTGTTGTCGACCTGTCGGCGGGTCGTGCTGGAGATGCTCCGCCGCGCCACCTGCTGGAGGGcctgagaaacaacaacaaaccggCCAAGTCACCACACAAGAGCATAAACACGACATGAAGGATTCTGTGACATTACATATGATCTACACTGTATAAACACGCTCAGAAAACATATTAAAAGATCATAAAACTAGCACGGAGGCTAAGCTAATGCTACCTCTTCCGGCGGCTTCCTCACGTCACCTGGCTTTGACCCCTAGCTAAACGTAGCCTCGTATTTCATCTTCTTACATGTTAACAAAACGAATACGAGACAAACTAGTCAAACGTTGATGCTACAAAGCAAGTGACactttaaagaagagaaaaaacttACAAATATGTGTCTGTTCATCTTTACAGCCCGTCTGCAGTCGCCTCTCTGTCACACAAGGACACAGGAAAACTCTACAtccgttttcttcttcttctggtgtttCCTGGCGGTTTGCAAACAACGCCTTGGCGCATTACCGCCACCACCAGGTGTGGATCGGGAACTACTGCCTGCATTTATTAATTTTGCCTACAAAAacgaaataaataaataattatacaataaatataaataaaataaattaaaatatattatattaagaACAAACTGTGTGCTCTGCTGCCCCCTACAGTGTTAAACAAGAACTGGTCTTCGACGC
The Labrus mixtus chromosome 12, fLabMix1.1, whole genome shotgun sequence genome window above contains:
- the LOC132985486 gene encoding cytochrome c oxidase subunit 7A2, mitochondrial-like, with the protein product MNRHIFALQQVARRSISSTTRRQVDNKVPQNQKLFQENNGMPVHLKGGTFDGLLYRTTMALTVMGAGFVVYELVKAAFPQKK